The proteins below are encoded in one region of Arthrobacter sp. CJ23:
- a CDS encoding DUF3662 and FHA domain-containing protein — MGLLDKVERGIEKAVRNVFSTGSRARVEPVEIASKLRRELDNKSMTIAAGRTLAPNVFDVLLSEEDFGRAQEWGTPLAEELCDVVIQHVRSQGYTLQGPVRISFRQEPSERAGHFEIASRTEKSTGGAAPAPQAPPAPRANVPMPPARQPVRLQPVLDIAGQRYSLNAPSVVLGRSSEADILVDDTGVSRKHLEVRTQGGSAWAVDLGSTNGSYVNGHKVNGSVELMDGSTITMGRTKIIFRLIPLNTGGNA; from the coding sequence ATGGGATTGCTGGACAAAGTCGAGCGCGGCATCGAAAAGGCCGTCCGCAACGTCTTCTCCACGGGGTCGCGGGCGCGTGTTGAACCGGTGGAAATTGCGAGCAAGCTGCGCCGCGAACTGGACAACAAGTCCATGACCATCGCCGCCGGGCGCACCCTTGCCCCGAACGTCTTCGATGTCCTGCTCAGCGAGGAGGACTTCGGCCGGGCCCAGGAATGGGGAACGCCGCTGGCGGAAGAGCTTTGCGACGTGGTGATCCAGCATGTGCGCAGCCAGGGCTACACCCTCCAGGGACCCGTGCGGATTTCCTTCCGCCAGGAACCGAGCGAGCGTGCCGGGCACTTCGAAATCGCCTCGAGGACCGAAAAGTCCACGGGCGGTGCCGCGCCGGCCCCACAGGCCCCGCCGGCCCCGCGCGCCAACGTCCCCATGCCGCCCGCGCGCCAACCCGTCCGGCTCCAGCCAGTCCTGGACATTGCCGGGCAGCGTTACTCCCTCAACGCGCCCAGCGTGGTGCTGGGCCGCTCCTCCGAGGCCGACATCCTGGTGGACGATACCGGAGTCTCCCGCAAACACCTGGAAGTACGCACCCAGGGCGGCAGCGCCTGGGCGGTGGACCTCGGCTCCACTAACGGCAGCTACGTCAACGGCCACAAGGTGAACGGCAGCGTGGAACTCATGGACGGCTCCACGATCACCATGGGACGGACCAAGATCATCTTCCGCCTCATCCCGCTGAACACCGGTGGCAACGCATGA
- a CDS encoding TetR/AcrR family transcriptional regulator has protein sequence MPAPTPASGESKSRRRAGRPMAAILDHAGITLAALELINRKGYDGLTMAALARSLGVAPSALYNHVASKDDVLRLVEEEVMSKVDFSGFRTLPWEDAVRQWAYSYRGIFARHTPLISVIAVLPVTDAPQTLSMYEAVTEGFLRAGFPEERIIPCIVALEAYVFGAAFDATAPADIFDSGQLADSTPHFSSAVRSLGGDSKSNYPSDLAFSMGLDALIAGFGALRV, from the coding sequence ATGCCCGCACCCACCCCGGCTTCCGGCGAGAGCAAGTCACGGCGGCGCGCCGGCAGGCCGATGGCCGCCATCCTGGACCACGCCGGCATCACCCTGGCAGCCCTGGAACTCATCAACAGGAAGGGCTACGACGGGCTCACCATGGCCGCGCTGGCCCGCAGCCTGGGCGTTGCCCCGTCGGCCCTGTACAACCACGTGGCCTCCAAGGACGATGTCCTGAGGCTGGTGGAAGAGGAAGTGATGTCCAAGGTGGACTTCAGCGGGTTCCGCACCCTCCCGTGGGAGGACGCCGTCCGCCAATGGGCCTATTCCTACCGCGGGATCTTCGCCAGGCACACCCCCCTGATCTCGGTCATCGCGGTGCTCCCCGTGACCGACGCCCCGCAAACCCTGAGCATGTACGAGGCCGTGACCGAAGGGTTCCTCCGCGCCGGCTTCCCGGAAGAGCGGATCATTCCGTGCATCGTGGCCCTTGAGGCCTACGTTTTCGGAGCCGCCTTCGACGCCACTGCCCCGGCCGACATCTTCGACTCCGGCCAATTGGCCGACTCCACGCCGCACTTCAGCTCGGCCGTCCGCAGCCTGGGAGGCGACAGCAAGAGCAACTACCCCTCCGACCTGGCGTTCAGCATGGGACTGGATGCCTTGATCGCGGGATTCGGCGCGCTGCGCGTCTAG
- a CDS encoding NAD(P)/FAD-dependent oxidoreductase: protein MQNLDRDVVIVGAGPSGLTAARELKKAGLSVAVLEARGRVGGRTWTDTIDGAMLEIGGQWVSPDQTALMELLGELGLDMYSRYRDGESVYIGADGTRTRYTGDSFPVSDTTKAEMDKLIAILDGLAAEIGPTEPWAHPKARELDTISFHHWLRANSDDEEACNNIGLFIAGGMLTKPAHAFSALQAVLMAASAGSFSHLTDEDFILDKRVIGGMQQVSLRIAAELGDDVVLNSPVRTINWDGNDVTVVSEQATVNARFVIMAVPPNLYSRVSFNPPLPRRQHQMHQHQSLGLVIKVHAVYGTPFWREEGLSGTGFGAGALVQEVYDNTNHGDTRGTLVGFVSDEKADAVFELSAEDRKKAILESIAGFLGEKALDAEVYYESDWGSEEWTRGAYASSYDLGGLHRYGKDQHANVGPIYWSSSDLAAEGYQHVDGAVRMGQKTAARIVAANDRALVRK, encoded by the coding sequence ATGCAGAATCTTGATCGCGACGTTGTGATCGTCGGTGCCGGACCGTCAGGGCTGACGGCGGCACGTGAACTGAAGAAGGCCGGACTGAGCGTTGCAGTGCTGGAGGCGCGGGGACGCGTCGGCGGCCGCACCTGGACGGACACCATTGACGGGGCCATGCTCGAAATCGGCGGCCAGTGGGTCTCGCCGGACCAGACGGCCCTCATGGAGCTGCTCGGCGAGCTGGGCCTGGACATGTACTCGCGCTACCGCGACGGTGAGTCGGTCTACATCGGCGCGGACGGCACCCGCACCCGTTACACCGGTGACTCCTTCCCGGTCAGCGACACCACCAAGGCCGAGATGGACAAGCTCATCGCCATCCTGGACGGCCTTGCCGCCGAAATCGGCCCCACCGAGCCCTGGGCTCACCCCAAGGCCCGCGAGCTGGACACCATTTCCTTCCACCACTGGCTGCGCGCCAACTCGGACGACGAGGAAGCCTGCAACAACATCGGCCTGTTCATCGCCGGCGGCATGCTGACCAAGCCGGCCCACGCCTTCTCGGCCCTGCAGGCAGTGTTGATGGCCGCCTCCGCCGGTTCCTTCTCCCACCTGACGGACGAGGACTTCATCCTGGACAAGCGCGTCATCGGCGGCATGCAGCAGGTCTCCCTGCGGATCGCCGCAGAGCTCGGGGACGACGTCGTCCTTAACAGCCCGGTGCGCACCATCAACTGGGACGGCAACGACGTGACTGTGGTGTCCGAGCAGGCAACGGTCAACGCGCGCTTCGTCATCATGGCGGTGCCGCCGAACCTGTACTCCCGCGTCTCGTTCAACCCGCCGCTGCCGCGCCGCCAGCACCAGATGCACCAGCACCAGTCCTTGGGCCTGGTCATCAAGGTGCACGCCGTCTACGGCACGCCGTTCTGGCGCGAAGAAGGCCTGTCCGGCACGGGCTTCGGCGCCGGCGCGCTGGTCCAGGAGGTCTACGACAACACCAACCACGGCGACACCCGCGGCACCCTGGTGGGCTTCGTGTCCGACGAAAAGGCCGACGCCGTGTTCGAGCTCAGTGCCGAGGACCGCAAGAAGGCCATCCTCGAGTCGATCGCCGGCTTCCTGGGCGAGAAGGCCCTGGACGCCGAGGTCTACTACGAATCCGACTGGGGTTCCGAGGAATGGACCCGCGGCGCCTACGCCTCCAGCTATGACCTGGGCGGCCTGCACCGCTACGGCAAGGACCAGCACGCCAACGTGGGACCGATCTACTGGTCCTCCTCCGACCTCGCGGCCGAGGGCTACCAGCACGTGGACGGCGCGGTCCGGATGGGCCAGAAGACGGCCGCCCGGATCGTGGCAGCCAACGATCGGGCCCTCGTCCGGAAGTAG
- a CDS encoding VOC family protein encodes MRLKMCSIHVQDPAAAHAFYTGTLGFETLMAMPEYNLFIVKDPGADAGSVGLLLEPSDNPIGADYMNALYDAGMPAIVFGVPDVQAEYERLLAAGVTFKGEPSEDPSGISAVFDDGCGNFVQLHQD; translated from the coding sequence ATGAGACTGAAAATGTGCAGCATCCACGTCCAGGATCCGGCGGCCGCCCACGCTTTCTACACCGGGACGCTGGGCTTCGAGACCCTGATGGCCATGCCCGAGTACAACCTTTTCATCGTCAAGGATCCCGGTGCCGATGCCGGATCGGTGGGGCTGCTGCTGGAGCCCAGTGACAACCCGATCGGCGCGGACTACATGAACGCACTGTACGACGCCGGGATGCCGGCCATCGTCTTTGGCGTCCCCGACGTGCAGGCCGAGTACGAGCGGCTGCTCGCCGCCGGCGTGACGTTCAAGGGCGAACCGTCCGAGGACCCCTCCGGGATCAGCGCCGTGTTCGACGACGGCTGCGGCAACTTCGTCCAGCTGCACCAGGACTAG
- a CDS encoding DUF5997 family protein yields MTSENSQSMKPATVAKKLGIYLPATPQEFQDSAISRADFAELQANPPEWLAELRRNGPHPRPVVAHKLNVSISGLARGGVEDALTTADITALLQSPPQWLVTERATHAAVRAEAQRVKEAAAKKGATKEAKDNAAAKRDAPKASKRDHA; encoded by the coding sequence ATGACCTCTGAGAACTCCCAGTCCATGAAGCCGGCAACCGTTGCCAAGAAACTCGGCATCTACCTGCCCGCAACACCCCAGGAGTTCCAGGATTCGGCTATTTCACGCGCCGATTTCGCCGAACTCCAGGCCAACCCGCCGGAGTGGCTGGCTGAGCTCCGCCGCAACGGCCCGCACCCGCGCCCCGTTGTTGCGCACAAGCTGAACGTCTCCATCAGCGGCCTCGCCCGCGGCGGCGTGGAGGATGCGCTCACGACGGCGGACATCACCGCGCTGCTGCAGTCTCCGCCGCAGTGGCTGGTGACCGAGCGCGCCACGCACGCCGCAGTGCGGGCCGAGGCGCAGCGCGTCAAGGAGGCTGCCGCCAAGAAGGGCGCCACCAAGGAGGCCAAAGACAACGCGGCCGCCAAGCGCGACGCTCCCAAGGCGTCCAAGCGCGACCACGCCTAG
- a CDS encoding amino acid permease: MRAALPQEADAPSALADPDKPGLRRSMEARHLVMIGLGGVIGSGLFVSSGYTISQAGPLGAVIAYLIGAVVVYLVMSCLSELAIAYPVSGAFHIYAARSIGPATGFTTAWLYWLTWAVALGSEFTAAGLLMQRWFPEVPVWIWCLAFASVLFGMNAISSRVFGESEFWFAMIKVAAVVGLIILGGAALLGFHPMAGGGYPHLFENFSTAEGLFPNGFTGVLVTVLVVFFAFSGSELIGVAAGETADPARNIPKAMRTTVLRLVIFFIGAIVVIAATIPYDKAGLDESPFVTVFSSIGVPYAADIMNFVVITALLSAGNSGLYSCARMLFSLSAEGQAPKVFGKLTKRGIPMVALIVSIFGGLASLISSIVAPTTVYLVLTSVAGFATVAVWMSIVASHYFHRRAFIRNGGDLSSLPYKAPLFPLVPILAFVACLGSMIGIGFDPTQAPALYFGVPFVIACYLFFHFRYGKGRRGPAQETVPGADGLASEEAKKELPVEVGA; encoded by the coding sequence ATGCGAGCTGCTTTGCCCCAAGAAGCCGATGCGCCCAGCGCCCTGGCGGACCCAGACAAGCCCGGCCTCCGGAGGTCGATGGAGGCCCGCCACCTGGTGATGATCGGGCTGGGCGGCGTGATCGGCTCGGGCCTGTTCGTCAGCTCCGGCTACACGATCTCCCAGGCCGGGCCCCTCGGTGCCGTCATCGCCTACCTGATCGGCGCCGTCGTGGTCTATCTGGTGATGTCCTGCCTGAGCGAACTGGCCATCGCGTACCCCGTGTCCGGCGCGTTCCACATCTACGCCGCAAGGTCCATCGGCCCGGCCACGGGCTTCACCACTGCCTGGCTCTACTGGCTGACCTGGGCCGTAGCCCTCGGCTCCGAATTCACCGCCGCCGGCTTGCTCATGCAGCGCTGGTTCCCCGAGGTGCCGGTCTGGATCTGGTGCCTGGCCTTCGCCTCAGTGCTCTTCGGGATGAACGCGATTTCCTCCCGCGTCTTCGGCGAAAGCGAATTCTGGTTCGCCATGATCAAGGTCGCCGCCGTCGTCGGCCTGATCATCCTGGGCGGCGCGGCCCTTCTCGGCTTCCACCCGATGGCGGGCGGCGGCTACCCGCACCTGTTTGAGAACTTCTCGACGGCGGAAGGCCTGTTCCCGAACGGCTTCACCGGCGTGCTGGTCACTGTGCTTGTGGTGTTCTTCGCCTTCTCCGGTTCCGAACTGATCGGCGTGGCCGCCGGCGAGACCGCCGATCCGGCCAGGAACATCCCCAAGGCCATGAGGACCACGGTCCTGCGCCTGGTGATCTTCTTCATCGGTGCAATCGTGGTCATCGCCGCCACCATCCCCTACGACAAGGCCGGCCTCGACGAAAGCCCCTTCGTCACGGTCTTCTCCAGCATCGGCGTCCCCTACGCCGCGGACATCATGAACTTCGTGGTCATCACCGCGCTGCTCTCGGCGGGCAACAGCGGCCTGTACTCCTGTGCCCGCATGTTGTTCTCGTTGTCCGCAGAGGGGCAGGCGCCCAAGGTGTTCGGCAAGCTGACCAAGCGGGGCATCCCCATGGTGGCCCTGATCGTCAGCATCTTCGGCGGCCTCGCGTCACTGATCAGCAGCATCGTGGCGCCCACCACCGTGTACCTGGTGCTCACCTCGGTTGCCGGTTTCGCCACGGTGGCCGTGTGGATGTCGATCGTGGCCTCGCACTACTTCCACCGCCGCGCCTTCATCCGGAACGGCGGGGACCTCTCCAGCCTGCCGTACAAGGCCCCGCTGTTCCCGCTGGTTCCGATCCTGGCGTTCGTGGCCTGCCTGGGCTCGATGATCGGCATCGGCTTCGATCCCACCCAGGCCCCGGCGCTCTACTTCGGCGTTCCCTTCGTGATCGCCTGCTACCTCTTCTTCCACTTCAGGTATGGCAAGGGACGCCGGGGCCCGGCCCAGGAAACCGTGCCGGGCGCCGACGGCCTTGCCAGCGAGGAAGCGAAGAAGGAGCTTCCCGTGGAGGTCGGGGCGTAG
- a CDS encoding LysR family transcriptional regulator substrate-binding protein, whose amino-acid sequence MPADQEPTAASDAEPQQDPGEASRPGLSFAYVAGVTPGKWIRRWAERMPDFPLHAFMSDAGAQLSVLADGSAELSFVRLPIEREGLNVIPLYEEQPVVVAPKGHEISVFEEVDLADLAEENFLDVEEMGGPEMALQVVASGAGLVILPMSVARHFNVKDTVARRLTGAPSTQIALAWPSGTDNPVIEEFIGIVRGRTAQSSRQPSAQQEAPKKAPKPDRRGSGAKKPSVPQRYAPNPDKGRGKGSRKKGKR is encoded by the coding sequence GTGCCAGCCGATCAAGAACCCACCGCCGCCTCCGACGCCGAGCCCCAGCAGGACCCGGGCGAGGCCAGCCGTCCCGGCCTGAGCTTCGCCTACGTTGCCGGCGTGACGCCGGGGAAGTGGATCCGCCGCTGGGCAGAGCGCATGCCGGACTTCCCGCTGCACGCCTTCATGTCCGACGCCGGAGCGCAGCTTTCGGTGCTGGCCGACGGTTCCGCGGAGCTGAGCTTCGTCCGGCTGCCGATCGAGCGCGAAGGCCTGAATGTCATCCCGCTCTACGAAGAGCAGCCCGTGGTGGTGGCGCCCAAGGGTCACGAGATCTCGGTTTTCGAGGAAGTCGATCTGGCGGACCTGGCCGAGGAGAACTTCCTGGACGTCGAGGAAATGGGCGGCCCGGAGATGGCCCTGCAGGTGGTGGCCTCCGGTGCCGGGCTGGTGATCCTGCCGATGTCGGTGGCCCGGCATTTCAACGTCAAGGACACGGTGGCCCGCCGCCTGACGGGCGCGCCGAGCACCCAGATCGCGCTGGCCTGGCCGAGCGGCACCGACAATCCCGTCATTGAGGAATTCATCGGGATCGTCCGCGGCCGCACCGCGCAGAGCTCGCGCCAGCCCTCGGCCCAGCAGGAAGCGCCCAAGAAGGCGCCTAAGCCGGACCGCCGCGGGAGTGGCGCCAAGAAGCCCTCCGTGCCGCAGCGCTACGCACCAAACCCGGACAAAGGCCGCGGCAAGGGTTCGCGCAAGAAGGGCAAGCGGTAG
- a CDS encoding GntR family transcriptional regulator: MASSDEGLRDPANGAGRGGSARLRVAVPSVAERVADELRFQLAEGMLVPGTRLTEAAIAEELGVSRNTVREAFAELASERLVVRHPNRGVFVATLEAGDIHDVYTVRRAIEVSAIRGGGTPERIAAVRAAVEEGRRAAALEDNEGLGSANQHFHGAIVALAGSNRLNTIMAHILAEMRLFFHKASVDARFYSGYLTENDEICSALEAGELDHAGELLRAYLDRSEAQQRAVHGE; this comes from the coding sequence ATGGCCAGTTCAGATGAAGGACTCCGCGACCCTGCTAACGGCGCCGGACGGGGCGGCAGCGCCCGCCTGCGCGTGGCCGTACCCTCCGTGGCGGAGCGGGTGGCCGATGAACTCCGCTTCCAATTGGCCGAGGGAATGCTGGTCCCCGGGACACGGCTGACCGAAGCAGCCATCGCGGAGGAACTGGGCGTCTCACGCAACACCGTGCGGGAGGCCTTCGCGGAGCTCGCCAGCGAGCGCCTGGTGGTCCGCCATCCGAACCGGGGCGTCTTCGTGGCCACCCTGGAAGCCGGGGACATCCACGATGTCTACACCGTGCGCCGGGCCATCGAAGTCAGCGCCATCCGCGGCGGCGGCACGCCGGAACGCATTGCCGCGGTCCGCGCCGCGGTGGAGGAAGGCAGGCGCGCAGCCGCCCTGGAAGACAACGAGGGCCTGGGCAGCGCCAACCAGCATTTCCACGGCGCCATCGTCGCCCTGGCCGGAAGCAACCGGCTCAACACGATCATGGCCCACATACTGGCGGAAATGCGGCTGTTCTTTCATAAGGCCAGCGTGGACGCCCGGTTCTACAGCGGGTACCTCACGGAAAACGACGAGATCTGCTCGGCCCTGGAAGCAGGCGAACTCGACCATGCCGGCGAACTCCTGCGCGCCTACCTGGACCGCTCGGAAGCCCAACAGCGGGCCGTGCACGGCGAATAG
- a CDS encoding LamB/YcsF family protein produces the protein MASIDLNSDVGESFGRWTLGDDNAMFQSVSSANVACGFHAGDPTVIRTTCQQAAEAGVVIGAHVGYRDLAGFGRRFLDIDPLELADDVVYQIGALQALAATAGTSVAYVKPHGGLYNAIVKHTAQAQAVVDAVKSVDPNLPILGLPGSEVLRLAEAAGLRAVTEAFADRAYNPDGTLVSRALPGAVLHNPAEVAEHVLRMATEQSVRTIDGSILNIRAESICVHGDSPGAVAMATAVKSALSDAGVSIGTFV, from the coding sequence ATGGCAAGCATCGACCTGAACAGCGACGTTGGTGAGTCGTTCGGACGCTGGACGCTCGGCGACGACAACGCCATGTTCCAGTCCGTTTCCAGCGCCAATGTGGCCTGCGGATTCCATGCCGGCGACCCCACCGTCATCCGCACCACCTGCCAGCAGGCGGCGGAGGCCGGCGTCGTGATCGGTGCCCATGTGGGCTACCGGGACCTTGCCGGATTCGGCCGCCGTTTCCTGGACATCGATCCCCTGGAACTGGCCGACGACGTCGTGTACCAGATCGGCGCCCTGCAGGCCCTGGCGGCCACCGCCGGAACGTCCGTGGCGTACGTCAAGCCGCACGGCGGCCTGTACAACGCAATCGTCAAGCACACCGCCCAGGCCCAGGCCGTCGTCGACGCCGTCAAATCGGTTGACCCCAACCTTCCGATCCTCGGGCTCCCGGGCTCCGAGGTCCTGCGGCTGGCCGAGGCAGCCGGGCTGCGTGCCGTGACCGAAGCTTTCGCGGACCGCGCCTACAACCCGGACGGAACGCTCGTATCGCGTGCGCTGCCCGGAGCGGTCCTTCACAACCCCGCCGAAGTGGCGGAGCACGTGCTGCGGATGGCCACCGAACAGTCCGTCCGGACGATCGATGGTTCCATCCTGAATATCCGCGCGGAGAGCATCTGCGTGCATGGTGACTCACCGGGGGCCGTTGCAATGGCCACCGCCGTGAAGTCCGCTCTCAGCGACGCCGGCGTCAGCATCGGCACCTTCGTCTGA
- a CDS encoding MFS transporter: protein MSTNSKAAQAVTRKPPAGALKAYIASLTGTSLEYYDFAIYSVASALVFPKIFFPGNDEFVSLILSFSTYAVGYFARPIGGIVFGRLGDKIGRKYVLVFTLLLIGIATVLIGALPDYSVIGIAAPAILVLLRLAQGIGVGGEWGGAVLLSSEFGDPNKRGFWSSAAQIGPPAGNLMANGVLAILAASLSSEAFLSWGWRVAFLASALLVVFGLLIRLKLEETPVFKAIQAHGDRPKAPIKEVFTTQPKALIAAALSRICPDILYSLFTVFVAVYATKELGMTTGNVLAAILIGSAFQLFLIPLAGALTDRFNRRLVYGIAAAGTAAYIPVFFLMIQDKSVLTLTIGVVIGLAFHAFMYGPQAAFITEQFPARLRYAGSSLAYTLAGVIGGGFAPIIFTALYGSAHGGWLLIAGYLLLAAIVTIVGMAIGRDPHIEEEERLLQESHA, encoded by the coding sequence ATGAGCACCAACAGCAAGGCAGCACAGGCCGTGACAAGGAAGCCACCGGCCGGCGCCCTCAAGGCATACATCGCCAGCCTCACCGGCACTTCGCTTGAGTACTACGACTTCGCCATCTACTCGGTGGCATCCGCCCTCGTCTTCCCGAAGATCTTCTTCCCGGGAAACGATGAGTTCGTCTCGCTCATCCTGTCGTTCTCGACGTACGCCGTCGGCTACTTTGCCCGCCCGATCGGCGGCATCGTCTTCGGCCGCCTGGGCGACAAGATCGGCCGCAAGTACGTCCTGGTCTTCACCTTGCTGCTGATCGGCATCGCCACCGTCCTCATCGGTGCGCTGCCGGACTACTCCGTGATCGGCATCGCAGCCCCCGCCATCCTGGTGCTCCTGCGCCTGGCCCAGGGCATCGGCGTCGGCGGCGAATGGGGCGGCGCGGTACTGCTGTCCAGCGAATTCGGCGACCCCAACAAGCGCGGCTTCTGGTCCTCCGCGGCCCAGATCGGCCCGCCCGCCGGCAACCTCATGGCCAACGGCGTCCTGGCCATCCTGGCCGCAAGCCTCAGCAGCGAAGCATTCCTCTCCTGGGGTTGGCGCGTAGCCTTCCTGGCCTCCGCCCTCCTGGTGGTCTTCGGCCTGCTGATCCGCCTCAAGCTCGAGGAAACCCCCGTCTTCAAGGCCATCCAGGCCCACGGCGACCGCCCCAAGGCTCCCATCAAGGAGGTCTTCACCACCCAGCCGAAGGCCCTGATCGCCGCCGCGCTCTCCCGCATCTGCCCTGACATCCTGTACTCGCTCTTCACCGTGTTCGTGGCCGTGTACGCCACCAAGGAACTGGGCATGACCACCGGCAACGTCCTGGCCGCCATCCTCATCGGCTCGGCCTTCCAGTTGTTCCTCATCCCGCTGGCCGGCGCCCTCACGGACCGCTTCAACCGTCGCCTCGTGTACGGCATCGCAGCAGCCGGCACGGCCGCCTACATCCCGGTGTTCTTCCTGATGATCCAGGACAAGTCCGTGCTGACGCTGACCATCGGCGTGGTGATCGGCCTGGCGTTCCACGCCTTCATGTACGGCCCGCAGGCAGCCTTCATTACCGAGCAGTTCCCGGCCCGCCTCCGCTACGCCGGCAGCTCGCTGGCCTACACCCTGGCTGGCGTGATCGGCGGCGGCTTCGCTCCGATCATCTTCACCGCCCTCTACGGCTCGGCCCACGGCGGCTGGCTCCTCATCGCCGGGTACCTGCTCCTGGCCGCCATCGTCACGATCGTGGGCATGGCCATCGGCCGCGACCCGCACATCGAAGAAGAAGAGCGCCTCCTGCAGGAGTCGCACGCCTAA
- a CDS encoding carboxyltransferase domain-containing protein codes for METEMQTRTASKVRSVRPVGTRAVLAELDGLQDVLTLQAMLFESPLPGQVDVLAAAETVMVVGESAQATRAIGALLLDLELTGPVENHGGLVVIDTVYDGDDLADVAELTGLGVDGVIAAHTGQIWTVAFAGFAPGFGYMVGENDALDVPRRSSPRTAVPAGSVALGGQYSAVYPRRSPGGWQLIGRTGARMWDLDRPQPALVRPGNRVQFRAVRDVVTVAPAEAVAPVPDAGTEPAAAAYAAAASAGIRIVAPGALSLIEDLGRRGYGPLGVSAAGALDRESLRRANRLVGNSPTAAAVETVNGGLVVEAVGDQVIAVAGAPATLTIQSPSGIWVENGETFDGEASEGELQPGPQRTVSMATPFALLDGEVLAIGAPESGFRTYLAIRGGADVPAALGSRSSDTMSGIGPAPLAPGQFLPVGTDTASAAVGSPELQPGFPELGGESGITVLDIIPGPREDWFEPSALDSLCSQSWQVTPQSNRVGMRLAGEPLRRSRDGELPSEGTMAGAIQIPPAGLPVLFLADHPITGGYPVIGVVADEHLDRAAQVPIGGSIRFRISPNYEVPSRKVSI; via the coding sequence ATGGAAACCGAAATGCAGACTAGGACCGCAAGCAAGGTCCGCTCCGTGCGGCCGGTTGGCACCCGTGCGGTACTCGCAGAGCTGGACGGCCTTCAGGACGTCCTGACCCTGCAGGCCATGCTCTTCGAATCGCCGCTCCCCGGCCAGGTGGACGTCCTGGCCGCGGCCGAAACGGTCATGGTGGTGGGCGAATCCGCCCAAGCCACCCGTGCCATCGGCGCCCTGCTTCTGGACCTTGAGCTCACCGGGCCGGTGGAGAACCACGGCGGCCTGGTGGTCATCGACACCGTGTACGACGGCGATGACCTCGCCGACGTCGCGGAGCTGACCGGCCTGGGCGTGGACGGCGTCATTGCCGCCCACACCGGCCAGATCTGGACCGTGGCCTTCGCCGGCTTCGCCCCCGGATTCGGCTACATGGTGGGCGAAAACGATGCGCTGGACGTTCCCCGCCGTTCCTCCCCGCGCACCGCGGTGCCTGCCGGTTCCGTGGCCCTTGGCGGCCAGTACTCCGCCGTCTATCCCCGCCGTTCGCCCGGCGGCTGGCAGCTGATAGGGCGCACCGGCGCCCGCATGTGGGACCTTGACCGGCCCCAGCCGGCCCTGGTCCGCCCGGGGAACCGGGTGCAGTTCCGGGCCGTCCGCGACGTCGTCACGGTGGCACCGGCCGAGGCCGTCGCCCCGGTCCCGGACGCCGGCACCGAGCCTGCCGCTGCCGCGTACGCCGCTGCCGCGTCCGCCGGCATCCGCATCGTGGCCCCCGGCGCGCTGAGCCTCATCGAGGACCTGGGCCGCCGCGGCTACGGACCCCTGGGCGTCTCCGCCGCGGGTGCCCTTGACCGGGAGTCGCTGCGCCGCGCCAACCGCCTGGTGGGCAACAGCCCCACGGCGGCCGCCGTCGAGACCGTCAACGGCGGGCTCGTGGTGGAAGCTGTCGGAGACCAGGTGATTGCCGTGGCCGGTGCGCCGGCAACGCTGACCATCCAGTCGCCGTCGGGCATTTGGGTGGAGAACGGCGAGACGTTCGACGGCGAGGCCTCCGAGGGCGAGCTGCAGCCCGGCCCGCAGCGCACGGTTTCCATGGCCACACCGTTCGCGCTCCTGGACGGCGAGGTGCTGGCCATCGGCGCGCCGGAGAGCGGCTTCCGCACCTATCTGGCCATCCGTGGCGGGGCCGACGTTCCGGCCGCGCTGGGCAGCCGCTCCTCGGACACCATGTCCGGGATCGGACCCGCACCGCTGGCGCCCGGCCAGTTCCTGCCCGTCGGCACGGACACCGCGTCCGCGGCCGTGGGCAGCCCCGAACTCCAGCCCGGTTTCCCGGAGCTTGGCGGCGAATCCGGCATCACCGTCCTGGACATCATTCCGGGCCCCCGCGAGGACTGGTTCGAGCCCTCCGCCCTGGACTCGCTCTGCAGCCAGTCCTGGCAGGTCACGCCGCAGTCGAACCGGGTGGGCATGCGCCTGGCCGGCGAACCGCTGCGCCGCAGCCGGGACGGTGAACTCCCCAGCGAGGGCACCATGGCCGGCGCCATCCAGATCCCCCCGGCCGGCCTCCCCGTGCTGTTCCTCGCGGACCACCCCATCACCGGCGGCTACCCCGTGATCGGCGTCGTGGCCGACGAACACCTGGACCGGGCCGCGCAGGTCCCCATCGGCGGGAGCATCCGCTTCCGCATTTCCCCGAACTACGAAGTACCTTCAAGAAAAGTGAGTATCTGA